A genome region from Bacillaceae bacterium IKA-2 includes the following:
- the clpP gene encoding ATP-dependent Clp endopeptidase proteolytic subunit ClpP yields MHLIPTVIEQTNRGERAYDIYSRLLKDRIIMLGSAIDDNVSNSLVAQLLFLAAEDPDKDISIYINSPGGSITSGMAIYDTMQFIKPQVSTICVGMAASMGAFLLAAGEKGKRFALPNSEVMIHQPLGGTQGQASDIEIHAKRIIQMREKLNEILSERTGQPIEVIQRDTDRDNFMTSERAKEYGIIDEILTKKI; encoded by the coding sequence ATGCATTTAATCCCAACAGTTATTGAACAAACAAACCGTGGTGAACGCGCGTATGACATTTATTCGCGGCTTTTAAAAGATCGGATCATTATGCTTGGTAGCGCTATTGATGACAATGTCTCTAACTCACTCGTTGCACAATTATTATTTTTAGCAGCTGAAGATCCAGATAAAGATATTTCAATCTATATCAACAGCCCTGGTGGCTCGATTACATCTGGTATGGCTATTTACGATACGATGCAATTTATTAAACCACAAGTTTCAACTATTTGTGTTGGTATGGCTGCTTCGATGGGCGCATTTTTACTTGCCGCTGGTGAAAAAGGGAAGCGTTTTGCCTTACCTAACAGTGAGGTTATGATCCATCAACCACTAGGTGGAACACAAGGTCAAGCTTCAGACATTGAAATTCATGCAAAACGTATTATTCAGATGCGTGAAAAATTAAATGAAATTTTATCAGAACGTACCGGTCAACCAATCGAAGTCATTCAACGCGACACAGACCGAGATAACTTCATGACATCAGAAAGAGCCAAAGAATACGGTATTATTGACGAAATACTTACAAAAAAGATTTAA
- the rpoN gene encoding RNA polymerase factor sigma-54 gives MSIDFGLYQQQSMKLIMTNELRQAISILQYSTHELLSYLEEQQLENPLLEIERPQDEIHLKTATFDYEKSDETKVYEGDNISPLDFVSKNELSLQDHLLNQIGFHSLTETEKKIVKYLIFSLDENGYLSIDLEEIATNFSVSVSEVLANLEIVQSLDPVGVGARSLSECLLLQLKKFEIRNLAAETVVEQFLDMLANKKWKEIAKQLSLTLEEIQGVWDCIQTLQPKPGSIYNNDPLTYISPDAFIEIVDGELYISNNDKLLPKLSVSEDYRLFLTKASDETSVKYLEQKHQQIFWLLKSIEQRQQTLLKVTKAIAKFQEDFFKYGYEFLNPLTLKEIAADIEVHESTVSRVTTQKYVQTPKGLFELKYFFNSGIKGEGGTNASSLSVKELIKKLVDQENKQKPLSDQKIVAMLKDEDSIEVSRRTVAKYRDQLNIPSSSKRKRF, from the coding sequence ATGAGTATAGATTTTGGTTTGTATCAACAACAATCGATGAAACTTATTATGACTAATGAGTTACGTCAAGCGATCTCCATTTTACAGTATTCAACTCATGAATTATTGTCTTATCTTGAAGAGCAACAATTAGAAAATCCGCTTCTTGAGATAGAGAGACCGCAAGATGAAATTCATTTAAAAACGGCGACTTTCGATTATGAAAAAAGTGATGAAACAAAAGTGTATGAAGGAGATAATATTTCACCACTTGACTTTGTAAGCAAGAATGAGCTAAGCCTTCAAGATCATTTGCTTAACCAAATTGGATTTCATTCCTTAACTGAAACAGAGAAAAAAATAGTTAAGTACTTGATTTTTTCCTTAGATGAAAATGGTTATCTATCAATAGACCTAGAAGAAATAGCAACTAATTTTTCCGTTTCAGTAAGTGAAGTGCTTGCTAACTTGGAAATTGTCCAATCATTAGATCCGGTTGGAGTCGGTGCGAGGTCACTTTCAGAATGCTTACTGCTGCAATTAAAGAAATTTGAGATTAGAAATTTAGCTGCAGAAACCGTTGTTGAGCAATTTTTAGATATGTTGGCTAATAAAAAGTGGAAGGAAATAGCGAAGCAGCTTTCGCTTACACTAGAAGAAATTCAAGGAGTTTGGGATTGTATTCAAACATTGCAGCCGAAACCAGGTTCGATCTATAATAATGATCCATTAACATACATTAGTCCTGATGCATTTATTGAAATTGTCGACGGAGAACTTTATATTTCAAATAATGATAAGCTTTTACCGAAACTATCAGTAAGTGAAGACTATCGCTTATTTCTTACAAAAGCTAGTGATGAAACGTCGGTAAAGTATTTAGAACAAAAGCACCAACAAATTTTTTGGTTGCTTAAAAGTATTGAACAACGTCAGCAAACACTTTTAAAAGTAACAAAGGCAATTGCGAAGTTTCAAGAAGATTTCTTTAAATATGGATATGAATTTTTAAATCCGTTAACTTTAAAAGAAATTGCTGCGGATATAGAAGTACATGAGTCAACAGTCAGTCGAGTCACTACGCAGAAATACGTGCAAACCCCTAAAGGTTTGTTTGAGTTAAAATACTTCTTTAATTCAGGTATTAAAGGTGAGGGTGGTACAAATGCTTCTTCTCTTTCTGTAAAAGAACTTATCAAAAAACTCGTTGATCAAGAAAATAAGCAAAAACCGTTATCTGACCAAAAAATTGTCGCAATGCTTAAAGATGAGGATTCCATTGAGGTTTCAAGACGAACAGTGGCTAAATATCGTGATCAACTGAACATCCCTTCATCATCAAAAAGAAAACGATTTTAA
- the whiA gene encoding DNA-binding protein WhiA, whose protein sequence is MAKKELTQLETEGCCAKAELAALIRMNGSLSYSNKHLVLDISTENAAIARRIYTLIKKTYPTHIELLVRKKMRLKKNNVYIVRISQEAQQLLANLGIMEAGYKFIRVISDEIKKNSCCKRAYLRGAFLSGGSVNHPDASSYHLEIFSLYEEHNASMCELINTFGLNAKILERKKGFIIYIKEGEKITEFLNIIGAHQALLFFEDVRIMKDMRNSVNRLVNCETANLNKTVGAAMRQVENIRFIQKEVGLKILPQKLREVAELRVEHQEVTLKELGEMILTGKVSKSGINHRLRKIDDFATKLRAGESKSKF, encoded by the coding sequence ATGGCTAAAAAAGAGCTAACACAATTAGAGACAGAGGGATGCTGTGCGAAGGCTGAATTAGCTGCCCTGATCCGGATGAATGGTAGTTTATCGTATAGTAATAAACATTTAGTATTAGATATTTCTACTGAAAATGCAGCAATTGCAAGAAGGATATATACATTAATAAAAAAAACATACCCTACTCATATCGAACTTCTGGTCCGAAAAAAAATGAGATTAAAGAAAAATAATGTCTATATTGTGAGGATTTCACAAGAAGCACAGCAACTATTAGCAAACTTAGGTATTATGGAAGCAGGATATAAATTTATAAGAGTCATCTCAGATGAAATAAAAAAAAATAGCTGTTGTAAGCGTGCCTACCTGCGAGGGGCTTTTCTATCGGGTGGATCAGTCAACCACCCTGATGCATCAAGCTATCATTTAGAAATTTTTTCCTTATACGAAGAGCATAATGCTTCAATGTGCGAGCTCATCAATACGTTTGGTTTAAATGCAAAGATTTTAGAACGGAAAAAAGGATTTATTATCTATATAAAAGAAGGCGAAAAAATTACCGAATTTCTGAATATAATTGGAGCTCATCAAGCGCTACTTTTTTTTGAGGATGTAAGAATTATGAAAGATATGAGGAATTCAGTTAACCGGCTTGTTAATTGTGAAACTGCTAACTTAAACAAAACAGTTGGGGCGGCAATGCGCCAAGTAGAGAATATTCGCTTTATCCAAAAAGAAGTAGGTCTTAAAATATTACCTCAAAAATTAAGAGAAGTAGCTGAGCTAAGGGTGGAACATCAAGAGGTAACTTTGAAAGAATTAGGAGAAATGATTTTGACAGGCAAGGTTAGTAAGTCAGGCATCAATCATCGCCTTCGTAAAATTGATGACTTTGCAACTAAACTTCGTGCTGGTGAAAGTAAAAGTAAGTTTTAG
- the rapZ gene encoding RNase adapter RapZ: MLSSKDMQVVIITGMSGAGKTVAVQSLEDLGFFCVDNLPPALIPKFIDLIEGSGGKMNKVALVIDLRGREFFDHLFESMDYLGAAADVNAQVIFLDAKDSKLVQRYKETRRSHPLAPKGLPLEGIQLEREMLEELKGQAQQIIDTTELKPIELRNKIIERFSLAEQHSFSVNLMSFGFKYGIPIDADLVFDVRFLPNPHYIDHMRSKTGLDEEVSTYVLKWTETQQFLEKLDSLLTFILPHYKREGKSQVVIAIGCTGGQHRSVTLAEYFGKKYSDDYKTFITHRDIKKRLEHK, translated from the coding sequence ATGTTATCTAGTAAAGATATGCAAGTTGTCATTATTACAGGAATGTCCGGTGCAGGAAAAACAGTTGCTGTGCAAAGTTTGGAGGATTTAGGCTTCTTCTGTGTTGATAATTTACCCCCAGCATTAATTCCTAAATTTATTGATCTTATTGAGGGTTCTGGCGGTAAAATGAATAAAGTCGCTCTTGTCATTGATTTACGCGGTCGCGAGTTTTTTGACCATCTGTTTGAATCAATGGATTACTTAGGAGCAGCTGCTGATGTAAATGCACAAGTAATCTTTTTAGATGCAAAAGATAGTAAATTGGTACAACGCTATAAAGAAACACGTCGTTCACATCCGTTAGCTCCAAAAGGACTTCCTTTAGAAGGAATTCAACTAGAAAGAGAAATGTTAGAGGAATTAAAAGGTCAGGCGCAACAAATTATTGATACAACAGAATTAAAGCCAATTGAGCTTCGTAATAAAATTATTGAGCGCTTCTCACTCGCTGAGCAGCATTCATTTTCTGTAAATTTAATGTCGTTTGGGTTTAAATATGGTATCCCTATTGATGCAGATCTTGTTTTTGATGTTCGTTTTTTACCGAACCCGCATTATATTGACCATATGAGATCAAAAACAGGTTTAGATGAAGAAGTTTCGACCTACGTCTTGAAATGGACGGAAACGCAGCAATTTTTAGAAAAGTTAGATAGTCTGTTGACCTTTATTTTACCTCACTACAAACGTGAAGGGAAAAGTCAGGTTGTGATCGCGATCGGCTGTACTGGTGGACAGCACCGATCTGTGACCCTTGCTGAATATTTCGGGAAAAAATATTCAGACGACTACAAAACTTTTATCACGCATCGAGACATCAAAAAACGGCTGGAACATAAGTGA
- a CDS encoding HPr family phosphocarrier protein — MVEKDVVVIRKTGLQARPAALFVQEANKFSSDIFIEKDGKKVNAKSIMGIMSLAVASGKEIKIIVDGNDETQALNSLISFVEKEE, encoded by the coding sequence ATGGTAGAAAAAGATGTTGTAGTTATACGAAAGACAGGATTACAAGCTCGCCCTGCTGCATTATTTGTACAAGAAGCGAACAAATTTAGTTCAGATATTTTTATTGAGAAAGATGGCAAGAAAGTAAATGCTAAAAGTATTATGGGAATAATGAGCTTAGCGGTGGCTTCCGGAAAAGAAATAAAAATTATTGTTGATGGAAATGATGAAACACAAGCATTGAACTCCCTGATTTCATTTGTAGAAAAAGAAGAATAA
- a CDS encoding 8-oxo-dGTP diphosphatase codes for METLQRITTCIVNQNGRVLLLQKPSRGWWVAPGGKMESGESIKDAVTREFREETGLQIQNPKIKGIFTIIIKDGKEIIDEWMMFTFLATETEGEMLAKSPEGQLQWQQLNDVKNLPMAPGDVFIFNHILTSSEILYGTFHYTKDFELLSYKLEADA; via the coding sequence GTGGAGACTTTGCAAAGAATTACAACTTGTATTGTAAATCAAAACGGGCGAGTATTATTGTTACAAAAGCCGTCAAGAGGATGGTGGGTTGCCCCAGGTGGAAAAATGGAAAGTGGCGAATCTATTAAAGATGCTGTTACAAGGGAATTTCGCGAAGAGACGGGACTGCAGATTCAAAACCCTAAAATAAAAGGGATTTTTACGATTATCATTAAAGATGGTAAAGAAATCATAGATGAATGGATGATGTTTACGTTTCTAGCCACAGAAACTGAAGGGGAAATGTTAGCAAAATCGCCAGAAGGTCAGTTACAATGGCAACAACTCAATGATGTGAAAAACTTACCAATGGCTCCTGGGGATGTATTTATATTCAATCACATCCTTACTTCGAGCGAAATCTTATACGGAACATTTCACTACACAAAAGATTTCGAGCTTTTATCATATAAACTAGAAGCAGATGCATAA
- the hisIE gene encoding bifunctional phosphoribosyl-AMP cyclohydrolase/phosphoribosyl-ATP diphosphatase HisIE, whose protein sequence is MEFTIKYDEKGLIPVVVQDATSKDILTVAYMNEESLQKTIETKETWFYSRSRQELWHKGATSGNTQKVVDIRFDCDQDALVVLVEPAGPACHKGNYSCFSDSLLGKELVTSEDRFAILSVLEEVIASREAEMPEGAYTTYLFDKGIDKMLKKIGEEAGEVIIAAKNRDPEELKWEIADLIFHLLVVMREQKLPLDVVLATLKERHGK, encoded by the coding sequence ATGGAATTTACGATTAAGTATGATGAAAAAGGTTTAATTCCGGTAGTCGTTCAAGATGCGACTAGTAAAGATATATTGACGGTCGCTTATATGAATGAAGAATCTCTCCAAAAAACAATCGAGACGAAGGAAACATGGTTTTATAGCCGTTCTCGTCAAGAACTTTGGCATAAAGGGGCAACCTCTGGAAACACTCAAAAAGTTGTCGATATTCGGTTTGATTGTGACCAGGATGCGCTTGTCGTTCTAGTTGAACCAGCAGGCCCAGCTTGCCACAAAGGAAATTACAGCTGCTTTAGTGATTCTTTATTAGGAAAAGAGCTTGTTACTAGTGAAGATCGTTTTGCAATTTTGAGTGTGCTCGAGGAAGTTATCGCCAGTCGCGAAGCTGAAATGCCAGAAGGTGCGTATACAACCTATTTGTTCGATAAAGGCATTGATAAAATGCTCAAAAAAATTGGTGAAGAAGCGGGCGAAGTTATTATTGCCGCTAAAAACAGAGATCCAGAAGAGTTAAAGTGGGAAATCGCTGACCTGATCTTCCATCTCCTTGTCGTCATGCGCGAGCAAAAGCTACCTCTAGACGTGGTGCTTGCAACGTTAAAAGAACGACACGGAAAATAA
- a CDS encoding tetratricopeptide repeat protein — translation MGKHNDHMKPMGMIIPHFQDGTYFYEKGIEAYRAKNIQKATRYLDRAVQLDPTELAFLAQFAVILTDQGDYYRSNDCLKKIVELDLDEEMTESYFFLAANYLNLGLFEHARKEALFYIEKEPDGEFLEEVEELLEILQEDDELFAEAESFLIRYELASHELEKQNFDTAITYFSDLIKEEPTYWMAHIRLAEAYYGAGNIAVAISTLENMLKKEDSITARSHLMIYLFEIGETKQVDNLVKTLSNVWSIDYEHCYQVAVCFGKVGEHELAYNELGRLQRKGFNETGNFIYHLAVASFYTGRIEKATKLWEKLAIVGNADAITNLNFFQEGKLTQPSYDFSGMYQSV, via the coding sequence ATGGGTAAACATAATGATCACATGAAACCAATGGGAATGATTATTCCTCACTTTCAAGATGGAACTTATTTCTACGAAAAAGGAATTGAAGCTTATCGAGCAAAAAATATCCAAAAAGCAACACGATACCTTGACCGTGCAGTTCAGTTAGATCCGACGGAGCTAGCATTTTTAGCCCAATTTGCAGTGATTCTAACCGATCAAGGAGACTATTATCGTTCAAATGATTGTTTAAAAAAAATAGTAGAACTTGATTTAGACGAAGAGATGACTGAGAGTTACTTTTTTTTAGCGGCAAATTATTTAAATTTAGGGCTTTTTGAGCATGCGAGAAAAGAAGCGCTTTTCTATATTGAAAAAGAACCAGATGGAGAGTTTTTAGAGGAAGTAGAAGAGTTACTTGAGATATTACAAGAGGACGATGAGCTTTTTGCTGAAGCGGAAAGTTTTCTAATTCGTTACGAGCTAGCATCGCATGAGTTAGAAAAACAAAATTTTGATACAGCAATTACCTATTTTTCAGATCTTATTAAAGAAGAACCAACATATTGGATGGCTCATATCCGTTTAGCAGAAGCTTATTACGGAGCTGGAAATATCGCCGTAGCGATTAGTACTCTTGAAAACATGTTGAAAAAAGAAGATAGTATTACGGCGCGCTCTCACTTAATGATTTATCTCTTTGAAATAGGTGAAACAAAACAGGTAGATAATCTTGTAAAGACGCTCAGTAATGTTTGGAGTATCGATTATGAGCATTGTTATCAAGTAGCCGTCTGCTTTGGAAAAGTAGGTGAGCATGAACTTGCTTACAATGAGCTCGGTCGTCTGCAGAGAAAAGGCTTTAATGAAACAGGGAATTTTATTTACCACTTAGCGGTAGCGTCTTTTTATACTGGACGAATCGAAAAAGCAACTAAGCTTTGGGAAAAATTAGCGATAGTTGGTAATGCTGATGCAATTACAAATTTGAATTTCTTTCAAGAAGGAAAATTGACACAGCCATCCTATGATTTTAGTGGTATGTATCAATCGGTGTAG
- the hisA gene encoding 1-(5-phosphoribosyl)-5-[(5-phosphoribosylamino)methylideneamino]imidazole-4-carboxamide isomerase: protein MNNFTIYPAIDILGGNCVRLIQGDYDQETVYGNSPLEMAKRFSEAGAEWIHTVDLDGAKLGKRVNHEHVIAIAKQLDVRVQVGGGIRTPEDVAAYVDNGVDRVILGSSAIKDPEFVKAMLKQYGAKIAIGIDARDGFVATEGWLETSKVTAEALGIELASHGAEVFIFTDISRDGMLLGPNTEAIAALARATGKEVIASGGMSTLDDINDLKKYESDGIGGAIIGKALYTNQFTLAEALERGAADAS, encoded by the coding sequence ATGAATAATTTTACGATTTATCCAGCGATTGATATTTTAGGTGGAAATTGTGTTCGTCTGATTCAAGGAGACTATGACCAAGAAACAGTTTATGGGAACTCACCGCTAGAAATGGCGAAACGATTTAGTGAGGCGGGTGCTGAGTGGATACATACGGTTGATTTAGATGGCGCTAAGCTCGGGAAGCGTGTTAATCATGAGCACGTCATTGCAATTGCCAAACAGCTTGACGTTCGCGTTCAAGTGGGTGGTGGGATTCGTACTCCAGAAGATGTCGCTGCTTATGTGGATAATGGTGTTGATCGGGTTATTTTAGGAAGTTCGGCGATTAAAGATCCTGAATTCGTGAAGGCAATGTTAAAACAGTACGGCGCGAAAATTGCGATAGGTATCGATGCCAGAGACGGCTTTGTGGCGACTGAAGGTTGGCTTGAGACGTCAAAAGTGACCGCTGAAGCGTTAGGGATCGAGTTAGCTAGTCATGGTGCTGAAGTATTTATTTTTACAGATATTTCTCGTGATGGGATGCTTTTGGGCCCGAATACAGAAGCGATCGCTGCTTTGGCGAGGGCGACTGGTAAAGAAGTGATTGCTTCAGGTGGGATGAGTACGCTTGACGATATTAATGACTTGAAAAAGTACGAGAGTGATGGCATTGGTGGAGCAATTATCGGTAAAGCGCTATATACGAATCAGTTTACACTCGCCGAAGCCTTGGAACGAGGTGCGGCAGATGCTAGCTAA
- the trxB gene encoding thioredoxin-disulfide reductase → MSEEKIYDVIIAGAGPAGLTAALYTSRANLSTLMVERGVPGGQMANTEDVENYPGYESILGPDLSTKMYDHAKKFGAEYAYGDIKEIKDGKEYKTLVTGSKEFKARSVIVTTGAKYKKLGVPGESALGGRGVSYCAICDGAFFKGKELVVVGGGDSAVEEAVYLTRFASKVTVIHRRDELRAQKILQDRAFISEKVEFLWNHVVTEINGDKKVASVTVKGIKDGIEKDLKTDGVFIYVGMEPLNDAVINLGILNAEGYIETNEEMETKLPGIFAAGDIREKTLRQIVTATGDGSIAARSAQHYVEELEEELNKSLEGERLT, encoded by the coding sequence ATGAGTGAAGAAAAAATTTATGATGTAATTATAGCAGGAGCAGGCCCTGCTGGGTTGACGGCAGCACTTTATACTTCTCGTGCTAATCTATCAACATTAATGGTTGAACGAGGTGTTCCAGGTGGACAAATGGCAAATACGGAAGATGTTGAAAACTATCCAGGCTACGAAAGTATCCTAGGACCTGACTTATCAACAAAAATGTATGATCACGCGAAAAAATTTGGTGCTGAGTATGCATACGGAGATATTAAAGAAATAAAAGATGGTAAAGAGTACAAAACACTTGTTACTGGCAGCAAAGAGTTTAAAGCAAGATCTGTTATTGTCACGACAGGAGCAAAATATAAAAAACTTGGTGTACCCGGTGAAAGTGCTTTAGGTGGCCGTGGCGTATCTTATTGTGCGATTTGTGATGGTGCTTTCTTTAAAGGAAAAGAGCTTGTTGTTGTTGGCGGTGGTGATTCAGCGGTTGAAGAGGCAGTATATTTAACCCGATTCGCATCAAAGGTAACGGTTATTCATCGTCGTGATGAGCTACGCGCACAAAAAATTCTTCAAGACCGAGCATTCATCAGTGAAAAAGTTGAATTTTTATGGAATCATGTTGTAACGGAAATTAATGGAGACAAAAAAGTAGCTAGCGTTACTGTTAAGGGCATTAAAGACGGAATTGAAAAAGATTTAAAAACAGATGGTGTATTTATTTACGTTGGCATGGAACCATTAAATGACGCTGTTATAAATTTAGGAATATTAAATGCAGAAGGCTATATCGAAACGAACGAAGAAATGGAGACAAAATTGCCTGGTATTTTTGCAGCCGGTGATATTCGTGAAAAAACGTTACGTCAAATTGTTACGGCAACTGGTGATGGCAGTATTGCTGCCCGTTCGGCTCAACACTATGTTGAGGAACTTGAGGAAGAACTGAACAAATCTTTAGAGGGAGAACGCCTAACATAG
- the hisF gene encoding imidazole glycerol phosphate synthase subunit HisF, translating into MLAKRIIPCLDVKEGRVVKGVQFVNLRDAGDPVELAAFYDQQGADELVFLDISASHEGRDTMVDVVEQVAGQLAIPFTVGGGINSLADMKRILRAGADKVSLNTAAVLRPELITEGADFFGSQCIVVAIDAKFDQELGSWRVYTHGGRKPTDWEVIAWVTEAVKRGAGEILLTSMDQDGEKKGFDLALTKAVGDAVSVPVIASGGAGSKECFEPVFKEANADAALAASIFHYKETSVAEVKQFLKTKGVEVR; encoded by the coding sequence ATGCTAGCTAAACGGATTATTCCTTGTTTAGATGTAAAAGAGGGACGGGTTGTCAAAGGTGTCCAATTTGTTAATTTGCGAGACGCAGGCGATCCTGTTGAACTTGCTGCTTTTTATGATCAACAAGGTGCCGATGAATTAGTATTCTTAGATATTTCGGCGTCACATGAAGGTCGCGATACAATGGTTGATGTTGTCGAGCAAGTTGCTGGTCAATTAGCGATCCCATTTACAGTTGGAGGCGGGATTAATTCGCTTGCAGATATGAAACGAATTTTACGAGCAGGTGCCGATAAGGTTTCCTTGAATACCGCTGCTGTCTTGCGACCGGAATTAATTACTGAAGGAGCTGATTTTTTCGGATCGCAATGTATTGTTGTCGCTATTGATGCAAAATTTGATCAAGAGCTTGGTTCTTGGCGTGTCTATACTCATGGTGGCAGAAAGCCGACAGACTGGGAAGTGATCGCTTGGGTAACCGAAGCGGTCAAGCGTGGTGCTGGTGAGATCCTCTTAACGAGCATGGACCAAGATGGTGAGAAAAAAGGTTTTGACTTAGCATTGACGAAGGCGGTCGGTGACGCCGTATCTGTTCCGGTAATCGCCTCTGGTGGTGCCGGTTCCAAGGAATGCTTTGAGCCTGTTTTCAAAGAAGCTAATGCCGATGCAGCGTTGGCAGCCTCAATTTTTCATTATAAAGAAACGTCGGTGGCAGAAGTAAAGCAATTTTTGAAAACAAAAGGGGTTGAAGTTCGCTAA
- a CDS encoding YvcK family protein codes for MKKINIVVIGGGTGLSAILRGLKTFPVEITAIVTVADDGGSSGRLRKELDIPPPGDIRNVLVALSEVEPLVEQLFQHRFENGDGLSGHSLGNLLLAGMTSITGDFAKGIHELSRVLNVRGKVLPAANQSIVLKAEMSDGTIVVGESAIPKAKKQIKRVFLTPEKVDPLPETLEAIANADLIVIGPGSLYTSVLPNLLVPGIADAVIQASAKKAYICNVMTQPGETDDYTASQHVGALIAHVGTEIIETIIVNNQEIDKQYLDKYAKEGAKAVVFDKSELQKLPFKIVEDQLLIYHDDYLRHDAIKVSQLLLSLL; via the coding sequence GTGAAAAAAATCAATATTGTCGTTATCGGTGGCGGAACAGGTTTATCAGCAATTTTACGGGGACTAAAAACATTTCCCGTCGAGATTACTGCCATTGTAACCGTTGCTGATGATGGAGGTAGCTCTGGACGACTTCGTAAAGAATTGGATATTCCTCCACCGGGGGATATTCGAAACGTCCTTGTCGCCCTTTCAGAAGTAGAACCTCTCGTTGAACAGCTTTTTCAACATCGTTTTGAAAATGGTGATGGTTTATCAGGTCATTCATTAGGTAATTTATTATTAGCAGGGATGACATCAATTACCGGTGATTTTGCAAAAGGAATTCATGAATTAAGTCGTGTTTTGAATGTTCGCGGCAAAGTCCTTCCTGCTGCCAATCAAAGTATTGTCTTAAAAGCTGAAATGAGCGATGGAACAATTGTTGTAGGCGAATCAGCGATTCCGAAAGCCAAAAAACAGATTAAGAGAGTATTTTTGACACCTGAAAAAGTAGATCCTTTACCTGAAACTTTAGAGGCAATTGCCAACGCCGATTTAATTGTTATCGGTCCTGGAAGTCTTTACACGAGTGTGCTGCCCAATTTACTAGTTCCTGGTATTGCCGACGCAGTAATCCAAGCGTCAGCTAAAAAAGCTTATATCTGTAACGTCATGACTCAACCAGGTGAAACCGATGATTATACAGCTAGTCAGCACGTTGGCGCACTAATAGCACATGTTGGAACAGAAATTATTGAAACAATTATTGTTAATAATCAGGAAATAGATAAACAATATTTAGATAAGTATGCAAAAGAGGGAGCAAAAGCTGTTGTTTTTGATAAAAGCGAACTTCAAAAGCTGCCATTTAAAATTGTTGAAGATCAATTATTAATTTATCACGATGACTATTTACGGCACGACGCAATTAAAGTATCACAATTATTATTATCATTACTATGA
- the hisH gene encoding imidazole glycerol phosphate synthase subunit HisH: MIGIVDYGMGNLHSVSKALERLDYDYFVSENQAELAKADGLILPGVGSFKDAMAILEKQKLDVFLKEWVASGKPLLGICLGMQLLFEMSEENGATKGLGFLQGKVRLFKGVTDSGQRYKVPHMGWNQLVFHQQQRLLEAVEEGYVYFVHSYVVGDMDRADLVASCDYHGVVPAIVAKKNVLGTQFHPEKSSSVGMKLLENYAAIVTTEKGAWIHE; the protein is encoded by the coding sequence ATGATTGGCATAGTTGATTATGGCATGGGTAATCTTCATAGCGTTAGTAAAGCGTTAGAGCGCCTCGATTATGACTATTTCGTTTCTGAAAACCAAGCCGAATTGGCAAAAGCTGATGGACTGATTTTACCAGGGGTAGGGTCGTTTAAAGATGCGATGGCAATTTTAGAAAAACAGAAGTTAGATGTTTTTTTAAAGGAATGGGTTGCTTCTGGCAAGCCACTCTTAGGAATTTGTTTGGGAATGCAGCTTCTCTTTGAAATGAGTGAAGAAAATGGTGCAACGAAGGGACTTGGATTTTTACAAGGAAAAGTTCGTCTTTTTAAAGGAGTGACGGATTCAGGACAACGCTACAAAGTGCCCCATATGGGCTGGAACCAGCTTGTATTTCATCAACAGCAGCGATTACTTGAAGCTGTAGAAGAGGGTTACGTTTATTTCGTGCATTCCTATGTTGTTGGTGATATGGACCGCGCGGATTTAGTTGCAAGCTGTGACTATCATGGCGTCGTTCCGGCGATCGTTGCTAAAAAAAATGTTCTTGGTACACAATTTCATCCCGAAAAAAGTAGTTCGGTCGGAATGAAGTTACTTGAAAATTATGCGGCAATCGTAACGACTGAGAAGGGGGCGTGGATCCATGAATAA